One Paracoccus sediminicola genomic region harbors:
- the ccoS gene encoding cbb3-type cytochrome oxidase assembly protein CcoS, with amino-acid sequence MTILHLLIPVTLAMGVVGLGAFFWSLRSNQYDDLAGDATRILHDEDTPLPAKKETAR; translated from the coding sequence ATGACCATCCTCCACCTTCTGATTCCCGTCACTCTGGCGATGGGCGTTGTCGGCCTCGGTGCCTTCTTCTGGAGCCTCCGCAGCAATCAATACGATGACCTTGCAGGCGATGCGACGCGCATCCTGCATGACGAAGACACGCCGCTTCCCGCGAAAAAGGAGACCGCAAGATGA